ACCACGCCAAGCGCCCGGCGGAGAAAATCCGTATTTCCGGCGGTGGACGGTGTAACTTCACCAACCTGCACGCCTCCCCTGCCAACTACTTGTCGCAAAACACACGGTTCAGCGTGTCCGCTTTGAAGCGATATACTCAGCGCGACTTTATTGGGCTTGTAGATAAATACCGCATCGGTTGGCACGAGAAGACACTGGGCCAATTGTTTTGTGATGACAGCGCCCAGCAGGTCATCGACATGCTGTTAGATCTTTGTGATCAGCATGGTGTGCAGGTCCAACTGGAAACCAGCATTACCGCTCTCAGCAAGCCAGATGACCGCTTTACGGTTGGCACGTCCAACGAAACTGTTCGGGCGCAGTCTCTTGTGGTTGCTTGCGGTGGTCCATCAATTCCCAAAATGGGAGCCACTGGTTTTGGTTATGAGATTGCTACACGGTTTGATTTGCCGGTGATTGAACCACGCGCTGCGCTGGTGCCGTTTGTGTTTGATGATGTGATGCGTGAGCGCTCCAAACATCTGGCGGGCGTTTCAGTTGATGCTGTGGTTTCCTATGGCAAAACCAAATTCCGTGAGGGATTGTTGTTCACGCACCGTGGCTTATCTGGCCCCTCCATATTGCAGATCTCCTCCTACTGGGAAGAAGGCAAGGACCTTCGTGTCAATTTGCTGCCAGATACGGATGCCTTTGAAGCCTTGAAAGCAGCAAAACAGGCACAACCAAAACAGGAACTTAAGACAGCTCTTTCCAACCTGCTCCCAAAGAAACTAGCTCTCCACATTGCGGAGACAAACAAGTTTCAGGGACGATTGGCTGACACCTCAGACAAAGTGCTACGCAAAGCAGCTCAAGCGATCAATGAGTGGACTGTGAAGCCAGTCGGCACCGAAGGCTACCGTACGGCTGAGGTCGCTCTAGGTGGCGTTAGCACCAAGGCCCTCTCCTCCAAGACCATGGAAGCCAACACTGTTCCGGGCCTCTACTTCATCGGCGAAGTGGTGGACGTAACCGGCCATCTGGGTGGCTTCAACTTCCAATGGGCCTGGTCCTCCGGCTTCGCCGCAGGCCAATTTGTGTGAGTTTGTGTGAGTTTGTGCAGGTACAATACAGTTTGTAATGTCTGAGCTTTCGTGAGCTCGCAACCATTATTTGTCCGAAGAGAAGACCAGGATCGTGCTGGATGGGCTGCGCGATGAAGACAGCATTGCTGAGCAAACTCTCGAACTTCGACAGCACAAAAAAGCATGGAGCACTTACGTGGAGGCCCGGTCCAGATACATCCACCGTCCTTTGGCATTTACATAAGTTTCATCCATTCGGCAGGATGAGCTGGTTGGTCGTTTGCGTAACCTCGCCAGCTTAGCGAGTAAAGGCGCGAACCTCACAAGCCAACGGTGCGATCCCACATATGGCAGAATATCAGTGGATAGGAAAACATTGCGACAGAGCCAATTACAGTGCTTTACAAAGCTTCCTGAAGGCACCCCATACCATGCATAACATACAAATATGAGGTGCTTTGAGTTTTGAAATGCCTCCTGCAAGCAAATGCTAAAAAGTTGTAGCCCCTGTTTCAGCAGTACCAACAGCTTCACGCAATGCGGTAAACAACTCCCGACCCGTCCCTACATAATTAGAAGACAGATCTGGCTTTGTCGTTTCTCGTGTGAGTACATTTGGATCTAAGATTTCCAACTCGCCTTTGGCCGCATCCACGCGCACTACATCACCATTTTTCAACTTGGAAATCGGACCACCGTCCAGCGCCTCGGGACTGACGTGAATAGCTGCAGGCACTTTGCCCGATGCTCCGGACATCCGCCCGTCTGTTACTAGAGCAACCTTGAAACCACGCTCTTGAAGTACAGCCAATATTGGTGTGAGATTATGCAACTCCGGCATCCCATTTGCCTTTGGCCCCTGGTACCGCACAACAACAATCACATCCTTATTCAGTTCTCCATTCTGGAACGAATTTTTCACATCGCCTTGATTATGAAATACGCAGATAGGAGCTTCGATTACGTGGCGCTCTGGAACTACAGCGGAGACTTTCATTACAGCAGTGCCTAGATTGCCGGCCAGTCTTTTCAGCCCACCCTTTTCCTGAAACGGGTTCTCAAACCTACGAATTAGCTTGTCATCAATCTCTTGGTCGGCACCACTTACCCAGCGAATATCGTCATTCATTAACTGAGGCTCTTGTGTGTACAGCTCGATCCCGTCTCCAGCGACCGTTTTAACATCGCTGTGCAGCCAGCCTCCACGAAGTAATTCGCCAATAACGACTTTCAATCCGCCAGCAGCGTGGAAATGGTTCACATCTGCCATGCCATTTGGATAGACGCGAGCCAACAGCGGGGTAACCTCGGAAATATCCGCAAAATCATCCCATGTAATAATAATTCCAGCCGATTTAGCCATAGCGATCAGATGGATAAGGAGGTTCGTGGAGCCACCGGTTGCGTTCAGCCCGATGATACCATTCACAATCGCCTGTTCATTCAGAATATGGGCAAATGGAGTAAAATTGTCCCCCATCATCGTTATTTCGAGTGCGCGTTTTGCAGCAGCTTTGGTTATAGCGTCACGCATTCCAGAAGCAGGATTAATGAAACTGGAACCGGGCAATTGCAGGCCCATAAACTCCATCAACATCTGGTTTGAATTGGCCGTTCCATAAAAAGTACAGGTGCCGGAGCTATGATAGGATGCCATCTCCGCCTTGAGCAGATCTTCTCGATCAACTTTACCCTTTGCATACTCTTGACGGATGCTAGCTTTCTCAGAGTTTCCCAAACCAGATGGCATCGGACCTGCCGGTACGAACACAGCAGGTAGATGACCGAACGTAGCAGCCGCTGTAACGAGTCCGGGAACAATCTTGTCACAGACACCTAGATAAACTGAACTATCAAAAACATTATGTGACAAACCAACAGATGCTGACATGGCAATCAGATCTCGCGAAAGAAGCGAGATATCCATTCCATCTTGACCCTGAGTTACACCATCGCACATAGCAGGTACTCCGCCTGCAACTTGCGCGGTCGCATTCATTGAGCGGGCAACATCTCGAATGAGATCGGGGTACCGTTCATAAGGTTGATGCGCAGATACCATATCATTGTAGGCCGTAATGATCCCTAGATTGGGTGTGGCTCCCAGTGCCAGTTTAACCTTGTCTTTTGGGCATGAAGCAGCAAAGGCATGAGAAAGATTGCCGCAAGTCAAGTGAGTTCGGGACGGTCCCTGCGCAATGGCACGGTCTGTCTTTGTATTATATGCGGCTCTGGTTTTGGCACTACGTTCACGGATTCTGTCTGTAACTCTCTTGATGGCGTCTTGAACTGTCATGCCTGTGACCTCGTAATGTATTATTGTTATAGATTGTCCGTCGTCGTATAAAATTGGACAGATATTTTTTGATTAACGAAGTATCTGGCCCGGGAGATCTAAATGTGCAGCGGCCTGTGCGTGATAACGAGCTCTGCGGACGACGCCGCCTCTTCAGCTGCTTACGCACGGAAGCATCTTGCGC
The window above is part of the Pseudovibrio sp. Tun.PSC04-5.I4 genome. Proteins encoded here:
- a CDS encoding NAD(P)/FAD-dependent oxidoreductase, with product MQTVDVLVLGAGAAGLMCAIEAGKRGRSVLVIDHAKRPAEKIRISGGGRCNFTNLHASPANYLSQNTRFSVSALKRYTQRDFIGLVDKYRIGWHEKTLGQLFCDDSAQQVIDMLLDLCDQHGVQVQLETSITALSKPDDRFTVGTSNETVRAQSLVVACGGPSIPKMGATGFGYEIATRFDLPVIEPRAALVPFVFDDVMRERSKHLAGVSVDAVVSYGKTKFREGLLFTHRGLSGPSILQISSYWEEGKDLRVNLLPDTDAFEALKAAKQAQPKQELKTALSNLLPKKLALHIAETNKFQGRLADTSDKVLRKAAQAINEWTVKPVGTEGYRTAEVALGGVSTKALSSKTMEANTVPGLYFIGEVVDVTGHLGGFNFQWAWSSGFAAGQFV
- the edd gene encoding phosphogluconate dehydratase, which translates into the protein MTVQDAIKRVTDRIRERSAKTRAAYNTKTDRAIAQGPSRTHLTCGNLSHAFAASCPKDKVKLALGATPNLGIITAYNDMVSAHQPYERYPDLIRDVARSMNATAQVAGGVPAMCDGVTQGQDGMDISLLSRDLIAMSASVGLSHNVFDSSVYLGVCDKIVPGLVTAAATFGHLPAVFVPAGPMPSGLGNSEKASIRQEYAKGKVDREDLLKAEMASYHSSGTCTFYGTANSNQMLMEFMGLQLPGSSFINPASGMRDAITKAAAKRALEITMMGDNFTPFAHILNEQAIVNGIIGLNATGGSTNLLIHLIAMAKSAGIIITWDDFADISEVTPLLARVYPNGMADVNHFHAAGGLKVVIGELLRGGWLHSDVKTVAGDGIELYTQEPQLMNDDIRWVSGADQEIDDKLIRRFENPFQEKGGLKRLAGNLGTAVMKVSAVVPERHVIEAPICVFHNQGDVKNSFQNGELNKDVIVVVRYQGPKANGMPELHNLTPILAVLQERGFKVALVTDGRMSGASGKVPAAIHVSPEALDGGPISKLKNGDVVRVDAAKGELEILDPNVLTRETTKPDLSSNYVGTGRELFTALREAVGTAETGATTF